Proteins from a genomic interval of Lacticaseibacillus pabuli:
- a CDS encoding DUF975 family protein: MTAEMTDNYRYRTRRELISQAWAAARDNGAYPKLLRIQLLHLMVVVTFWALALMGGAALGWKAHQLSRFWHYGSELNGTLIWTMISSTAINLFGVIGLYAALVVIRHDGKTLSAASEVVRDLHWRYLVGFVCVSVVRGLMSTCAMTIGIAFAGFAIAARNNFTAVVLIVVLSVLLGFVLMCWVLLTYSQAVLIMRDRIEHGGDWTVFTILRESRRLMRGYRVDLIQLYLSMWWLYLVNVISLGIGTLFTMPVINLAVAAFYDNRVRFESLKRELKIL, encoded by the coding sequence ATGACTGCAGAAATGACGGATAACTACAGGTATCGCACAAGACGCGAATTGATTAGTCAGGCTTGGGCTGCCGCACGTGATAACGGGGCTTATCCTAAACTGCTCCGGATTCAGCTACTACATCTGATGGTGGTCGTGACCTTCTGGGCCTTGGCCTTGATGGGTGGCGCGGCGCTCGGGTGGAAGGCACACCAATTGAGCCGCTTTTGGCACTATGGTTCGGAGCTCAACGGTACCTTGATTTGGACGATGATTTCTTCAACGGCAATCAATTTGTTTGGTGTCATTGGCCTATACGCCGCATTGGTTGTGATTCGGCACGACGGCAAAACCCTCTCGGCAGCTAGCGAGGTGGTACGTGACTTGCACTGGCGTTACCTGGTCGGCTTTGTCTGTGTGTCTGTGGTTCGCGGCTTGATGTCAACGTGTGCGATGACAATTGGTATCGCGTTTGCGGGGTTTGCCATTGCGGCGCGCAATAATTTCACTGCCGTTGTTCTGATTGTGGTACTGAGCGTGCTACTCGGTTTTGTCTTGATGTGCTGGGTGCTTCTGACGTACTCGCAGGCGGTGCTCATCATGCGCGACCGGATCGAACACGGTGGCGACTGGACGGTATTCACCATCTTGCGAGAATCACGTCGTCTGATGCGCGGCTACCGGGTTGATCTCATTCAGCTCTACCTATCCATGTGGTGGCTCTACCTCGTGAACGTGATCTCACTTGGGATTGGCACGCTGTTCACCATGCCGGTTATTAACCTGGCAGTGGCCGCCTTCTACGATAATCGCGTGCGGTTTGAATCATTAAAACGTGAACTGAAAATATTGTAA
- a CDS encoding D-serine ammonia-lyase, translating into MDIAELSAKYPIIKDLQAEKEILWINPDYGKDEPLPLSKEDLFDASARFERFAPYMAAAFPETAATDGILESPVLPLDKMKAHVTARENYDLPGNLYLKADNELPISGSIKSRGGIYEVLKIAETVAMKHGMLVYGDDYAQLNNDKFHDLFSHYGIAVGSTGNLGLSIGIVAAKLGFNTTVHMSMDAKQWKKDTLRSKGVNVVEYDGSFTKAITAGRALAAKDPSVFFIDDEGSTDLFLGYGVAAIRLQKQLKDMDIPVDEDHPLFVYLPAGVGGSPGGTTFGLKQIFGDNVHAIFAEPTHVPSVVLGMATGMNEKISVYDIGLDGLTEADGLAVGRPSRLAGRVMKTLLMGIGTFKDDRIMAYTAEMMDEENIKLEPSATAGFAALRQAQPYLTEHFPMANATHIVWATGGMLVPEYEHERNYEIGEKLLKK; encoded by the coding sequence ATGGACATTGCGGAGTTAAGCGCAAAGTACCCAATTATCAAGGATCTGCAGGCTGAAAAAGAAATTCTGTGGATCAACCCTGACTACGGTAAGGACGAGCCTTTACCGCTGAGTAAGGAAGACCTGTTCGACGCATCTGCGCGTTTCGAACGGTTTGCACCATACATGGCCGCCGCCTTTCCAGAAACGGCCGCGACTGATGGTATTTTGGAATCGCCAGTTTTGCCATTGGACAAGATGAAGGCACACGTGACGGCGCGTGAAAACTATGACCTGCCAGGTAACCTGTACCTGAAGGCCGATAACGAACTGCCGATTTCTGGCTCAATCAAATCACGTGGCGGCATCTACGAAGTGCTGAAGATTGCCGAAACCGTGGCGATGAAGCACGGGATGCTCGTGTACGGTGATGATTACGCACAGCTGAACAACGATAAGTTCCACGACCTGTTCAGCCACTACGGAATTGCAGTTGGCTCGACCGGGAACTTGGGCCTGTCCATCGGGATTGTTGCCGCTAAGCTCGGCTTCAACACCACGGTACACATGTCTATGGATGCCAAACAGTGGAAAAAGGATACCCTGCGCAGCAAAGGCGTGAACGTGGTTGAGTACGATGGTAGTTTCACTAAGGCCATCACCGCCGGCCGTGCCCTCGCCGCGAAGGACCCATCCGTCTTCTTTATTGATGATGAAGGCAGCACGGACTTGTTCCTGGGCTATGGTGTCGCAGCCATTCGCCTGCAAAAGCAGCTCAAGGATATGGACATCCCGGTTGACGAAGACCACCCGCTATTTGTCTACCTGCCGGCCGGCGTCGGCGGTTCACCTGGTGGTACGACGTTCGGTCTGAAGCAGATCTTCGGTGATAATGTCCACGCTATCTTTGCGGAGCCAACGCACGTGCCTTCGGTGGTACTGGGAATGGCAACGGGGATGAATGAAAAGATTTCCGTTTATGATATCGGCCTGGACGGCTTGACTGAAGCTGATGGTCTCGCCGTTGGTCGGCCGAGTCGCCTCGCTGGTCGCGTGATGAAGACCCTGCTCATGGGCATCGGGACCTTTAAGGATGACCGGATCATGGCTTACACTGCGGAAATGATGGACGAAGAGAACATCAAGCTCGAACCTTCCGCAACGGCCGGCTTTGCGGCGCTACGTCAGGCGCAACCATACCTGACCGAGCACTTCCCAATGGCCAATGCGACCCATATCGTCTGGGCTACTGGGGGGATGCTCGTGCCAGAATACGAGCACGAACGGAACTACGAAATTGGCGAAAAATTGCTGAAGAAGTAG
- a CDS encoding CsbD family protein codes for MTNDKVDAMKDRVTGKAKELEGKATGDKTRETQGKAENLKGKVKDKLADAKDDAKKFVADAKDKLKQDDTDA; via the coding sequence ATGACAAACGACAAAGTTGATGCAATGAAGGATCGCGTAACTGGTAAAGCAAAGGAGCTCGAAGGCAAAGCGACGGGTGACAAAACTCGTGAGACGCAAGGCAAAGCCGAAAACCTGAAGGGCAAGGTAAAGGACAAGCTTGCGGATGCAAAGGACGATGCCAAAAAGTTCGTTGCGGACGCCAAGGACAAGTTAAAGCAGGACGACACAGACGCATAG
- a CDS encoding ABC-F family ATP-binding cassette domain-containing protein has translation MSILTVSGLSQRFIDKQLYEDASFQVNKEDHLGVIGQNGAGKSTLIKILTGQLTPDAGKIVWQRHLRVGYLDQYAKLDEGQTIGGFLKTAFDHLYAEEAKITKIYADYAENPDDELLAKAGDLQQDLEAHDFYDLDTRIETVASGLGLLTLGLDHPVDQLSGGQRSKIILAKLLLQSPDMLLLDEPTNYLDKGHIEWLSDWLENFEGAFIVISHDQDFLQRVTNAILDVEFATITKYTGSLKQAMRQKAANAETYLKAFHKQQEMIKKTEAYIRKNKAGSRSNSAKSREKQLNRMDKLTPPGTRSKAHLEFPFVEQNSQVLLDVTDLLVGYDKPLLSPLNFTISTDETMVLEGFNGVGKSTLLKTLLGLLPALGGNIHQAQNVVFGYFEQELNWKIPKQTPLQYMMQQYPGVNQRTLRQVLSRTALTKEEADKPLSLLSGGEQSKVKIADLMMHPSNLLIMDEPTNHLDDDTKGALRRALQEFPGAVVLVSHEEGFYDDSWVDTYINVEDLRVKEG, from the coding sequence ATGAGTATTCTGACCGTGAGCGGCCTTAGCCAGCGCTTTATTGATAAGCAGCTGTACGAAGACGCCAGCTTTCAAGTGAATAAGGAAGACCATCTCGGCGTGATCGGCCAGAATGGGGCGGGTAAAAGTACCTTAATCAAGATTTTGACGGGGCAACTGACGCCAGATGCCGGTAAGATTGTCTGGCAGCGGCACCTGCGCGTAGGCTACTTGGACCAATACGCCAAACTTGATGAGGGACAGACCATCGGCGGGTTTTTAAAGACAGCCTTTGACCACCTGTACGCAGAAGAGGCTAAAATCACCAAGATTTATGCCGATTATGCGGAAAATCCTGATGATGAATTGCTCGCCAAGGCGGGTGATTTGCAGCAGGACCTCGAAGCACATGATTTCTATGACCTCGATACACGAATTGAGACGGTTGCAAGTGGTCTTGGTCTCCTGACACTCGGCCTTGATCACCCTGTCGATCAACTTTCGGGTGGTCAGCGGTCGAAGATCATCTTGGCCAAACTGTTGCTACAGAGTCCAGACATGTTACTGCTTGATGAACCGACCAACTATCTGGATAAGGGTCACATTGAATGGTTGTCTGACTGGCTCGAAAACTTCGAGGGCGCCTTCATCGTCATTTCTCACGACCAGGACTTCTTGCAGCGGGTCACGAACGCCATCTTGGATGTTGAGTTTGCGACGATTACTAAGTATACGGGTAGTCTCAAACAGGCGATGCGGCAGAAGGCAGCTAACGCGGAAACCTATCTCAAGGCTTTCCACAAGCAACAGGAAATGATTAAGAAGACCGAAGCCTACATTCGTAAGAACAAGGCCGGCAGTCGAAGCAATTCGGCCAAGAGTCGTGAAAAACAATTGAACCGGATGGATAAATTAACGCCACCTGGTACGCGTAGCAAGGCCCATTTGGAGTTCCCATTTGTTGAGCAGAACAGCCAGGTCTTGTTAGATGTGACCGATTTGCTGGTGGGGTATGACAAGCCGCTACTCAGCCCACTCAACTTTACGATTAGTACGGATGAAACAATGGTTCTCGAAGGGTTTAACGGGGTCGGGAAGTCGACGCTCCTCAAAACCCTTCTAGGATTGCTGCCTGCACTTGGGGGCAATATCCATCAGGCTCAGAACGTGGTCTTTGGGTACTTCGAGCAGGAACTGAATTGGAAGATTCCGAAGCAGACACCCTTGCAATACATGATGCAGCAGTATCCTGGGGTCAACCAGCGGACGTTGCGGCAGGTCCTGAGTCGCACCGCGCTGACTAAGGAAGAGGCGGACAAGCCACTGAGTCTGCTTTCTGGTGGGGAGCAGAGTAAGGTTAAGATTGCGGACCTCATGATGCACCCGTCCAATCTACTGATCATGGATGAACCGACCAACCATCTGGATGATGATACAAAGGGTGCGCTGCGGCGTGCGCTTCAAGAATTCCCCGGTGCTGTGGTTCTGGTTTCCCATGAAGAAGGCTTCTACGATGATAGTTGGGTAGATACTTACATCAACGTCGAAGATTTGCGCGTTAAAGAAGGCTAA
- a CDS encoding class I SAM-dependent methyltransferase, translated as MKVVSTSHQLDKVLAQAAIAKLVHLQLLPTDRVINIAGGHGDFAIALSAHSSLVEIVDHSEDELHEASDNAARHSRNNIAYVHGDWQQIPLRPADMIFVGPLLSLRDADLPFLYSLAKQSLVLVTAVGGTPHAYHGIHPELADSYKKHLTAAKLNWDSDIIHTGEADYEMIWVRKPDTDVATEQ; from the coding sequence ATGAAAGTTGTATCTACGTCGCACCAACTAGACAAAGTTCTCGCACAAGCAGCTATCGCCAAGCTTGTCCATCTACAACTGCTACCCACCGATCGTGTCATTAACATCGCCGGTGGCCATGGCGATTTCGCAATTGCATTATCCGCGCACAGTTCATTAGTAGAAATTGTAGACCATTCCGAAGATGAACTGCACGAAGCATCTGACAACGCCGCACGACACAGCCGCAACAACATCGCTTATGTCCACGGCGACTGGCAACAGATTCCATTGCGGCCTGCCGACATGATTTTTGTTGGGCCACTGCTCAGCTTACGAGATGCTGACCTGCCCTTCCTCTACTCGCTCGCAAAACAATCGCTAGTATTGGTAACAGCGGTCGGCGGAACCCCGCACGCTTACCATGGCATCCACCCCGAACTGGCGGATAGCTACAAAAAGCACCTCACAGCCGCAAAGCTCAACTGGGACAGCGACATTATCCATACCGGCGAAGCTGACTATGAAATGATTTGGGTTCGCAAACCCGACACAGACGTCGCAACAGAACAATAA
- a CDS encoding DUF975 family protein — MNEERDDIKYMDRAQLKALARERLHNPAIARVLRLSSIVIILIAILFGTYIYLLPSGKLSSSNDTMTIARELVSSRQQSQMWSMLSDFASMFFIAGFNFTALDVIRNKDAEISISHTLLRVFNGRYFWLVLGTQILVNLATSIGFMLLIIPGVLLSFGLMLTTFVLYDTRERQPRVDLFKVLADAYRITRGHKFDLFVLGLSFFWWDLLGVITAGIGFIWIYPYIQLTTAAYYEQLRLRYEDEHPQAD; from the coding sequence ATGAACGAAGAACGCGATGACATCAAATATATGGACCGCGCGCAGTTAAAGGCGCTGGCCCGTGAACGACTCCACAATCCCGCAATTGCCCGTGTACTACGCTTGTCGAGCATTGTCATCATTTTGATTGCCATTCTTTTCGGCACCTACATTTACTTGTTGCCATCCGGTAAACTCAGTTCATCTAACGACACAATGACGATTGCCCGTGAGCTGGTTTCCAGTCGGCAGCAGTCACAAATGTGGTCGATGCTGTCAGATTTTGCCAGCATGTTCTTCATCGCTGGATTTAACTTCACGGCGCTAGATGTGATTCGCAACAAGGATGCTGAGATTAGCATCAGTCATACGCTGTTGCGTGTCTTTAACGGCCGCTACTTCTGGTTGGTGCTGGGGACACAAATTCTGGTCAACTTGGCCACTTCCATCGGCTTCATGCTACTGATTATCCCTGGCGTCCTGCTGTCGTTTGGCTTGATGCTGACGACGTTTGTGCTCTACGACACGCGTGAGCGCCAGCCCCGTGTTGATTTGTTTAAGGTACTGGCAGACGCGTACCGCATTACCCGGGGTCACAAGTTTGACCTGTTCGTCCTGGGTCTGAGCTTCTTCTGGTGGGACCTGCTCGGCGTCATCACAGCGGGTATTGGTTTCATCTGGATCTACCCTTACATCCAGCTCACAACCGCCGCTTACTACGAGCAGCTGCGGCTACGTTATGAGGATGAACACCCACAGGCGGACTAA
- a CDS encoding glycosyltransferase family 2 protein has protein sequence MQTLVSVIIPVYNLAEHLTRSLVSVASQTYTNLQVILVDDGSSDESRLRMDAFARADRRFTVLAHQGNRGVSSARNTGLAIARGKYVAFVDGDDWLEPDYIAHFVQDMDQGEYDLVVNPYIIEKTAAKEPADRHLMSRPLTRRQFLDGVRSPLGLVRGYLWNKMYRLDIIRRHHLRFDPDISMMEDELFTVQYAVYADTFYYGGNADYHYCINPNSATHGESPVKLLPQQIVSLHRVNRVIATIGRDRSFPEKETEA, from the coding sequence ATGCAAACACTAGTGAGTGTCATCATACCCGTGTACAACTTAGCGGAACATTTGACCCGCAGCCTCGTGAGCGTTGCGAGCCAGACTTACACGAATTTACAAGTCATTCTGGTAGATGACGGGTCTAGTGACGAGTCACGCCTGCGGATGGATGCATTCGCACGGGCTGACCGGCGTTTCACCGTGCTCGCACACCAGGGTAACCGGGGTGTGTCCTCCGCACGTAACACCGGATTGGCCATCGCACGGGGCAAGTACGTTGCTTTCGTCGATGGTGATGACTGGCTCGAACCAGACTACATTGCCCACTTTGTCCAGGACATGGATCAGGGTGAGTACGATCTGGTTGTGAACCCATATATAATAGAAAAAACTGCCGCAAAGGAACCCGCAGACCGGCACTTGATGTCCCGGCCACTGACGCGTCGCCAGTTTTTAGACGGCGTGCGCAGTCCGCTCGGTTTAGTGCGCGGCTACTTATGGAACAAGATGTACCGGCTAGATATCATCCGCCGGCATCACCTACGTTTCGATCCCGATATCAGTATGATGGAAGACGAGTTGTTCACCGTGCAATACGCGGTTTACGCGGATACCTTCTATTATGGTGGTAACGCGGATTATCATTACTGCATCAATCCCAACTCGGCAACTCACGGTGAGTCGCCGGTCAAGCTGTTGCCACAGCAAATTGTCTCCCTGCACCGGGTGAACCGCGTCATTGCCACCATCGGCCGTGACCGCTCATTCCCGGAAAAGGAGACCGAGGCATAG